The proteins below are encoded in one region of Methanocalculus alkaliphilus:
- a CDS encoding phosphoribosylanthranilate isomerase, with product MYVKICGITRPADALAAIDAGADAIGIILSSDSPRSVSRRRAEAIMEAASGRVETVCVTTSRSPADLRMICSLSPDAVQIYHPLSVPDRFITITDWDGIADPPEGSDRLLLDASRGRGIRMDIDHAEAAIRRTDLPVILAGGLTPASVPAVVSSLHPAGLDVSSGVERRPGLKDPILMEAFLRACRGGI from the coding sequence ATGTATGTAAAAATATGCGGGATCACCCGCCCCGCAGATGCCCTCGCTGCGATTGATGCAGGGGCTGATGCGATCGGGATCATCCTCTCTTCAGACTCCCCCCGTTCAGTATCCCGGCGCCGTGCAGAGGCGATCATGGAGGCAGCGTCAGGGAGGGTCGAGACGGTCTGTGTCACGACGAGCCGGTCCCCGGCGGATCTCCGGATGATCTGCAGCCTCTCCCCGGATGCCGTTCAGATCTATCATCCCCTCTCTGTTCCGGACCGGTTCATCACCATCACCGACTGGGACGGGATCGCAGATCCCCCCGAGGGATCGGATCGCCTCCTCCTCGATGCGTCACGTGGCCGGGGTATCCGGATGGATATCGATCATGCGGAGGCGGCGATCCGGCGGACCGATCTCCCGGTGATCCTCGCCGGAGGTCTCACCCCGGCTTCGGTACCCGCTGTGGTCTCTTCACTTCATCCGGCCGGGCTGGATGTCTCAAGTGGTGTCGAACGGCGGCCGGGCCTGAAGGATCCGATCCTGATGGAGGCATTTCTTCGGGCATGTCGGGGTGGCATATGA
- the eif1A gene encoding translation initiation factor eIF-1A has product MDTFSNDTAGEKEVDHLTGNNRKPGEPEEVVRVRLPNKRMKEQFAVADLMLGSNHIRIRCGDGITRMGRIKGKIKKRVWIREGDILIVIPWSFQDEKADIIYRYTKPQVDWLRSHNYL; this is encoded by the coding sequence ATGGATACATTCAGCAACGATACCGCAGGGGAGAAAGAGGTAGATCATCTGACTGGAAATAACAGGAAACCCGGAGAACCGGAAGAGGTCGTGCGTGTCCGTCTTCCAAATAAGCGTATGAAAGAACAATTCGCCGTTGCAGATCTGATGCTTGGATCGAACCATATCCGGATTCGCTGCGGGGACGGAATCACCCGTATGGGACGGATCAAAGGGAAGATCAAGAAGCGGGTCTGGATCCGTGAGGGAGATATTTTAATCGTCATTCCCTGGAGCTTCCAGGATGAGAAGGCCGATATCATCTATCGCTATACCAAGCCGCAGGTGGACTGGCTCAGATCCCATAACTACCTCTGA
- the trpB gene encoding tryptophan synthase subunit beta, which translates to MRFGPYGGRYAPEILMEPLRDLADAYDAFREDPKAQEELGSLLRRYAGRATPLYRCRNLGTNSTICLKREDLLHGGAHKINNTLGQALLAEKSGKTRLIAETGAGQHGVATAMAGAVLGLEVEVFMGAVDMQRQAPNVSRMELLGATVTPVTTGSKTLSDAVDEALRSWAATADDSHYLIGSCVGPDPFPRMVRDLQSVIGEELRSQSIAEEGRLPDAVVACVGGGSNAIGTFFPLLDDPVRLIGAEAGGRGLNPGDHGASLTCGSPGVLHGAYTSLLQDEEGRISPTHSISAGLDYPGVGPEHALLRDIGRAEYLTVTDAEAVAAFRLLSRREGIIPALESAHAVAAALRLAEEMPEESLIAVTLSGRGDKDLQAITGGGA; encoded by the coding sequence ATGAGGTTTGGGCCATACGGAGGCCGGTATGCCCCTGAGATCCTGATGGAGCCGCTCCGTGATCTTGCCGATGCCTATGATGCCTTCAGAGAGGATCCCAAGGCACAGGAAGAACTCGGTTCTCTCCTCAGACGCTATGCCGGCCGGGCAACCCCGCTCTACCGGTGCAGAAACCTTGGGACGAATTCGACCATCTGCCTCAAGAGAGAGGATCTCCTTCATGGGGGTGCCCATAAGATCAACAATACGCTTGGCCAGGCGCTCCTCGCAGAGAAGAGTGGGAAAACCCGCCTGATCGCCGAGACCGGGGCCGGCCAGCACGGTGTGGCGACGGCGATGGCGGGTGCGGTCCTCGGCCTTGAGGTGGAGGTCTTCATGGGAGCGGTCGATATGCAGCGCCAGGCCCCGAATGTCTCCCGGATGGAGCTTCTCGGGGCAACCGTCACCCCGGTGACGACGGGATCAAAGACCCTCTCTGATGCCGTCGATGAGGCGCTCCGGAGCTGGGCCGCGACCGCCGACGACTCGCATTACCTGATTGGATCCTGTGTCGGCCCCGACCCCTTCCCACGGATGGTCCGTGATCTCCAGTCGGTGATCGGGGAGGAGCTGCGATCCCAGTCCATTGCAGAGGAGGGGAGGCTGCCTGATGCCGTCGTCGCCTGTGTCGGGGGCGGATCAAATGCCATCGGGACATTCTTCCCCCTCCTCGATGATCCGGTCCGGCTGATCGGTGCCGAAGCCGGTGGCAGAGGACTGAATCCCGGTGATCATGGTGCTTCCCTCACCTGCGGCAGCCCGGGTGTCCTTCATGGTGCCTACACCTCCCTCCTCCAGGATGAGGAGGGGAGGATCAGTCCGACCCACAGCATCTCGGCCGGACTTGACTATCCGGGTGTCGGCCCGGAGCATGCCCTCCTCCGCGACATCGGCCGGGCAGAGTATCTCACCGTCACCGATGCAGAGGCGGTGGCGGCCTTCCGTCTCCTCTCACGGAGAGAAGGGATTATCCCGGCACTGGAGTCGGCCCATGCGGTCGCCGCCGCCCTCCGCCTCGCTGAGGAGATGCCGGAGGAGAGCCTCATCGCCGTCACCCTCTCAGGACGTGGGGATAAGGACCTCCAGGCGATCACCGGGGGTGGGGCATGA
- the trpD gene encoding anthranilate phosphoribosyltransferase gives MIQSICRSIIEGTPLPPGAIGSAFDDLISGCATPAQAGAFLTALRHHTLTGEDLSLCASYLLSHARPLSLQGAEKAVDTCGTGGDHAMTFNISTAAAFVTAGAGIPVLKHGNRAVTSRSGSADLLAELGVAPGLPSGKVGEALRVAGIAFLPAGQYHPVMRSLASIRSELGFRTIFNILGPLSHPAGPVNRLLGVADPALLHPMAEALRSLGVRRALVVSGAGLDELALHGENRILELKDGTISEYTLLASDLGLSDAPVTSLRVENPAESAGVVRALLNGEEGPCRDIVLLNAAGAIIAGGGAETFPAALSIAEASIDDGRAAESLRLLAGFSRGDLS, from the coding sequence ATGATTCAGTCCATCTGCCGGTCCATCATCGAGGGGACCCCGCTCCCACCCGGTGCGATAGGGTCTGCCTTTGATGATCTCATCTCGGGGTGTGCAACCCCTGCCCAGGCGGGTGCATTCCTGACGGCACTCCGTCACCATACGCTCACCGGTGAGGATCTCTCTCTCTGTGCATCATACCTTCTCTCCCATGCCCGCCCGCTCTCACTCCAGGGTGCGGAGAAGGCCGTTGATACCTGCGGGACAGGCGGCGACCATGCGATGACCTTCAACATCAGTACTGCCGCCGCCTTCGTCACGGCAGGCGCAGGCATCCCTGTCCTGAAACACGGAAACCGGGCGGTCACCAGCAGATCCGGCTCAGCTGATCTCCTTGCAGAACTCGGGGTGGCACCCGGCCTGCCTTCAGGGAAGGTTGGCGAGGCTCTTCGTGTAGCCGGGATTGCGTTCCTTCCGGCAGGCCAGTATCATCCGGTGATGAGGAGCCTTGCCTCGATACGGTCCGAACTCGGGTTCCGGACGATCTTCAATATCCTCGGACCCCTCTCGCACCCCGCAGGCCCGGTGAACCGACTGCTCGGGGTTGCCGATCCCGCCCTTCTTCACCCGATGGCTGAAGCACTTCGATCGCTCGGGGTCCGGCGGGCACTCGTCGTTTCCGGAGCAGGGCTCGATGAACTTGCACTCCATGGAGAGAACCGGATCCTTGAGCTAAAGGACGGAACAATCTCCGAATATACGCTTCTGGCATCGGATCTCGGGCTCTCCGACGCTCCTGTTACATCGCTTCGTGTGGAGAATCCCGCCGAAAGTGCAGGAGTTGTCCGGGCTCTCCTCAACGGAGAGGAGGGACCCTGCCGTGACATTGTCCTCCTGAATGCGGCAGGGGCGATCATCGCCGGCGGCGGGGCAGAGACCTTCCCTGCCGCCCTCTCCATCGCGGAAGCCTCCATCGATGATGGCAGGGCGGCCGAATCCCTCCGCCTCCTTGCCGGCTTCTCCAGGGGTGATCTCTCATGA
- the rimI gene encoding ribosomal protein S18-alanine N-acetyltransferase produces MVTVRPEPGFGIGFYIRRAIPADIPEISAIEKEAFTDPWGEEGIREAMTLYLTSFFVAVADGKVIGFVGGGLENTGEVIYGHLCTLFVAEQYRNRGLGRALSDRIDHDFILHGATAVQLEVRVSNRDAIAFYRRLGYQEIFTYDSYYKDGEDGVVMMKWFSS; encoded by the coding sequence ATGGTGACGGTACGACCAGAGCCGGGGTTTGGGATCGGGTTTTACATCCGGCGTGCGATCCCGGCTGATATCCCTGAGATCTCAGCGATTGAGAAAGAGGCCTTCACCGACCCCTGGGGAGAGGAGGGGATCCGGGAGGCGATGACCCTCTATCTCACCTCATTTTTTGTTGCGGTCGCGGACGGAAAGGTCATCGGCTTCGTCGGTGGAGGGCTTGAGAATACCGGGGAGGTCATCTACGGCCACCTCTGCACACTCTTCGTTGCGGAGCAGTACCGCAACCGCGGACTCGGCCGTGCCCTCAGCGACCGGATTGACCATGACTTCATCCTGCATGGGGCAACAGCTGTACAGCTTGAGGTACGGGTCTCAAACCGGGATGCAATCGCCTTCTACCGGAGGTTAGGGTACCAGGAGATCTTCACCTATGACAGCTATTACAAAGATGGCGAGGACGGGGTCGTGATGATGAAGTGGTTCTCATCATGA
- a CDS encoding DUF7288 family protein, whose protein sequence is MVVRDDATLYTIEGVAAALLMIATATIVFQAISIYTPGDTHIDDMLLEQLGADALAVMDMPIGRGGRTQLEILLNNGDDGGFHEDYYRLLRERSFALDDDYVQYSANILYRTGSTTGSVKFKESEKYTGYDPAVRVTRWVYLREGHNLHPPIQNRDQVVLLEVILWRG, encoded by the coding sequence ATGGTAGTGCGGGATGATGCAACCCTGTATACCATCGAGGGGGTTGCGGCGGCACTCCTGATGATCGCAACAGCGACAATCGTCTTCCAGGCGATCAGTATCTATACGCCGGGTGATACCCATATTGATGATATGCTCCTTGAGCAGCTGGGGGCTGATGCACTGGCGGTGATGGATATGCCCATCGGGCGTGGTGGGAGGACACAGCTTGAGATTCTGCTCAATAACGGGGATGATGGAGGTTTCCATGAGGACTACTATCGGCTTCTCAGGGAGCGATCCTTTGCCCTTGATGATGATTATGTGCAATATTCTGCGAATATATTATACCGGACAGGCTCTACGACTGGATCTGTCAAATTCAAGGAGTCTGAAAAGTATACGGGATATGATCCTGCGGTACGGGTAACGAGGTGGGTCTATCTGCGAGAGGGGCATAATCTCCATCCTCCGATCCAGAATAGGGACCAGGTGGTTCTCCTTGAGGTGATCCTATGGCGGGGCTGA
- a CDS encoding indole-3-glycerol-phosphate synthase, with product MIEALIAASLRRGELLPESVPDTHDPVRPFYDALTASDPAVIAEVKYASPSGPTGASLPPGLLAREMAAGGAAAISVLTEPTVFGGDPSFIREVKRHTDLPVLRKDILVHPAQIAETRSIGADAVLLIAMVLGDDLPAFVDHSFACGLEPVVEIADEAEAEAALATGARIIGINNRDLRTLQIDPDRALRLAPLIRSYGRMAVVMSGIMTPEDLGRYRGRCGAVLIGTAIASSDDPRRATEAFACM from the coding sequence ATGATAGAGGCCCTCATCGCCGCCTCTCTCAGGAGAGGGGAGCTCCTTCCGGAGAGCGTCCCCGATACCCATGATCCGGTGCGACCCTTCTATGATGCACTCACTGCTTCTGATCCTGCGGTGATCGCTGAGGTGAAGTATGCCTCCCCGTCCGGGCCGACCGGTGCCTCGCTCCCCCCCGGCCTCCTTGCACGGGAGATGGCCGCCGGTGGTGCGGCCGCCATCTCGGTCCTGACCGAACCGACGGTCTTTGGGGGCGACCCCTCCTTCATCAGGGAGGTGAAGCGGCATACCGATCTCCCGGTTCTGAGGAAAGATATCCTCGTCCATCCTGCACAGATTGCGGAAACCCGTTCCATCGGTGCTGATGCCGTCCTTCTGATAGCGATGGTGCTTGGAGATGATCTCCCGGCATTCGTTGATCACTCGTTTGCCTGCGGCCTTGAGCCGGTCGTTGAGATCGCAGATGAGGCAGAAGCAGAGGCGGCACTGGCGACCGGTGCCCGGATCATCGGGATCAATAACCGGGATCTCCGGACGCTTCAGATCGATCCTGACCGTGCTCTCCGGCTTGCCCCCCTGATCCGATCATACGGGCGGATGGCTGTTGTCATGAGCGGTATCATGACACCGGAGGATCTGGGAAGGTACCGTGGCAGGTGCGGCGCGGTCCTCATCGGAACCGCAATTGCATCATCAGATGATCCAAGGAGAGCAACAGAGGCGTTTGCATGTATGTAA
- a CDS encoding DUF1015 domain-containing protein — protein MVAIYPFTALRPAPEESANIPSVPYDVVSAEEAAACIAENPKSFLRVIRSDAELPDTPPYDDAVYERARAVFTEMQEKGLFQKDDEESYSVYQVEDEGQTFTGLVACVGVFEYQNRVVKRHELTRYDKEEDRTRHIDAVNANTGQVFLLYRDPGGLRKYIEDAVAGDPIAETTTVSGSIHRIYPIRDPAVIREITTLFANVPSLYIADGHHRAKSAVNVAERRKERGDLTEEATRFMGVLFAHDSVLIHGYSRLMKDLNGMTAEDFLAKLTTLFTVREIFSPDLHASTIPPMAGDSDRYCMHLYVAGRFYELSHPIDPATDAIGRLDVSLLQERVLSPLLGIHDPRGDPRLDFMGGAAPVADLIARVDSGEYAAAILMQPIDVNDICSIADEDGIMPPKSTWFEPKLLSGLVVHLLD, from the coding sequence ATGGTTGCCATATATCCGTTTACAGCACTCCGTCCGGCACCGGAGGAGTCTGCAAACATTCCATCAGTCCCCTATGATGTCGTCAGCGCAGAAGAGGCTGCGGCATGTATCGCAGAGAATCCAAAGAGCTTTCTCCGGGTTATCCGATCCGATGCAGAACTGCCGGACACCCCTCCCTATGACGATGCCGTCTATGAGCGTGCCCGCGCGGTCTTCACGGAGATGCAGGAGAAGGGACTCTTCCAAAAGGATGATGAAGAGAGCTACTCCGTCTACCAGGTGGAGGATGAGGGACAAACCTTCACCGGCCTCGTCGCCTGTGTCGGGGTTTTTGAGTACCAGAACCGGGTGGTCAAGCGGCACGAGCTGACCCGGTATGACAAAGAGGAGGATCGGACACGCCATATCGATGCAGTCAATGCCAATACCGGTCAGGTCTTTCTCCTGTACCGTGATCCCGGGGGTCTCCGGAAGTATATCGAGGATGCTGTAGCGGGCGATCCGATCGCAGAGACGACGACGGTCTCCGGTTCGATACACAGGATCTATCCGATCAGGGATCCGGCGGTAATCAGGGAGATTACCACCCTCTTTGCGAATGTGCCGTCCCTGTATATTGCAGATGGCCATCACCGTGCGAAGAGTGCCGTCAATGTTGCAGAGCGGCGCAAGGAGAGGGGCGATCTCACAGAGGAGGCGACCCGGTTCATGGGCGTCCTCTTTGCCCACGACTCGGTGCTCATCCATGGCTATTCCCGCCTGATGAAGGATCTGAACGGGATGACTGCGGAGGATTTTCTTGCAAAACTGACGACCCTCTTCACGGTCCGTGAGATCTTCAGCCCGGATCTGCATGCATCGACGATCCCGCCGATGGCGGGCGACTCTGATCGATACTGTATGCACCTCTATGTTGCGGGACGATTCTACGAACTCTCTCATCCGATCGACCCGGCAACAGATGCCATCGGCCGCCTCGATGTCTCGCTCCTGCAGGAGAGGGTCCTCTCGCCGCTCCTTGGGATCCATGATCCCCGTGGTGATCCACGCCTTGATTTCATGGGTGGTGCAGCACCAGTTGCCGATCTCATCGCCCGTGTCGACTCCGGGGAGTATGCAGCGGCTATCCTGATGCAGCCGATAGATGTCAATGATATCTGTTCAATCGCAGATGAGGATGGCATTATGCCACCGAAATCGACATGGTTTGAGCCCAAACTCCTCTCGGGCCTCGTTGTACATCTGCTTGACTGA
- a CDS encoding DUF362 domain-containing protein, with protein MAAKVWFASSEAGCCGESLQAKILRILDEAGLKEMIPDQGLVAVKTHFGEEGCDSFVSPLYIRQVVSKVKEAGGVPFVTDTNTLYRGMRFDAVSHLALAIRHGFGSEVIGAPVFIADGLRSKNDVVVEIPGVHKNETRIAAGIAEADALVVVSHLKGHAVAGFGGAIKNLAMGCASAEGKREQHRAMPAIVRDEECVGCGGCISACPEGAIRFDGFALVDSHRCIGCGICLEVCPESAIYFDYKRDAARLSEYLAEYALGAASLFPEKALYLNVLLRITPDCDCAPFSDRPIVPDIGILASTDPVAIDAASLDLVDGQQGFSGTRLAAHHRPGEDKFAGVWPEIPIRTQIRHGERIGLGRSAYDLIRI; from the coding sequence ATGGCTGCAAAGGTGTGGTTCGCCTCGTCTGAGGCGGGATGTTGTGGGGAGAGCCTCCAGGCAAAGATCCTTAGGATCCTTGACGAGGCCGGCCTGAAGGAGATGATCCCGGACCAGGGGCTTGTCGCGGTGAAGACCCATTTCGGAGAGGAGGGGTGCGACAGCTTCGTCTCCCCCCTCTATATCCGGCAGGTCGTCTCGAAGGTGAAAGAGGCGGGCGGGGTCCCGTTTGTGACCGATACGAACACCCTCTACCGGGGGATGCGGTTTGATGCCGTCTCCCATCTCGCCCTTGCGATCCGGCACGGGTTCGGCTCCGAGGTGATCGGCGCCCCGGTCTTTATTGCTGATGGTCTGCGGTCGAAGAATGATGTGGTGGTGGAGATCCCGGGTGTGCATAAGAACGAGACCCGGATTGCTGCGGGGATCGCCGAGGCGGATGCCCTGGTCGTGGTGTCGCACCTGAAGGGCCATGCCGTCGCCGGGTTTGGCGGTGCGATCAAGAACCTTGCGATGGGGTGTGCCTCCGCAGAGGGAAAACGCGAACAGCACCGGGCGATGCCCGCCATCGTCAGGGATGAGGAGTGTGTCGGCTGCGGCGGCTGCATCTCTGCCTGCCCGGAGGGGGCGATCAGGTTCGATGGCTTTGCACTGGTTGATTCGCACCGATGTATCGGCTGCGGCATCTGCCTTGAGGTCTGCCCGGAATCGGCGATCTACTTCGATTATAAACGTGATGCCGCACGCCTCTCGGAATACCTCGCCGAGTACGCCCTCGGTGCCGCCTCCCTCTTCCCAGAAAAGGCACTCTACCTGAATGTCCTCCTTCGGATCACCCCGGACTGCGACTGTGCTCCCTTCAGCGACCGGCCAATCGTCCCGGATATCGGTATCCTCGCCTCGACGGACCCGGTCGCAATCGATGCGGCAAGCCTCGATCTCGTCGATGGCCAGCAGGGATTCTCAGGGACGCGACTGGCCGCACACCATCGCCCCGGCGAGGATAAGTTCGCCGGGGTCTGGCCGGAGATTCCTATCAGAACGCAGATCCGCCATGGAGAGCGGATCGGGCTTGGAAGAAGTGCGTATGACCTGATCCGGATCTGA
- a CDS encoding anthranilate synthase component II, whose translation MMKVVIIDCFDSFSYNLVQIIGGLGAEPIVIPADQPLDRVTEADPDRIILSPGPGRPGDFPLLGEVLNTLSHNTPTLGVCLGHQAICTAEGGYIIHAPRPVHGEVTSIRHDGAGIYTGLPNPFPAVRYHSLVVDRTRLPDDLVITARSVGDDLPMGIRHRRYPIEGVQFHPESFLTRDGPGLVESFLKEGVVA comes from the coding sequence ATGATGAAGGTCGTCATCATCGACTGTTTCGACAGTTTCAGCTATAACCTCGTCCAGATCATCGGGGGTCTTGGGGCAGAGCCGATTGTCATCCCGGCGGATCAACCCCTTGACCGGGTAACCGAGGCGGATCCCGATCGGATCATCCTCTCCCCTGGTCCGGGGAGGCCGGGAGACTTTCCCCTTCTGGGTGAGGTCCTCAACACCCTCTCTCACAATACCCCGACGCTCGGTGTCTGCCTTGGCCATCAGGCGATCTGCACCGCCGAAGGAGGCTATATCATCCATGCACCCCGCCCGGTCCATGGGGAGGTGACATCCATCCGCCATGATGGAGCCGGGATATATACCGGGCTCCCAAATCCCTTCCCTGCCGTCCGGTACCACTCCCTTGTGGTTGACCGGACCAGGCTTCCGGACGATCTGGTCATCACCGCCAGATCGGTCGGCGATGATCTCCCGATGGGCATCCGCCACCGTCGATACCCGATTGAAGGGGTACAGTTCCATCCCGAGAGCTTCCTGACCAGGGACGGCCCCGGTCTTGTCGAATCGTTTCTGAAGGAGGGGGTGGTCGCATGA
- a CDS encoding DUF7289 family protein, producing MRHDDGVSEAVGFILIFSIVVTGIAIVVLYGLPLIVAGQSQADVRNMEQTMIVLQNDFKSLSYKMVPYKETALQVQGGVLTVTDASGFFEVYKGGNLTKESTPGQLRYVADHDRTHIVIENGAVLTRPGFGTGSAMIAEPRWFYDDPSNTLILSFIEIKTERTRSIAGVGRIEMKGVSVRTDEYQINAGEHVSLRYNADPGDDYSVAWGNYMTDRLGFVRTGDEYRRHGVNRLVIRTVVIRVSGF from the coding sequence ATGCGGCATGATGACGGGGTATCGGAGGCGGTAGGTTTCATCCTCATCTTCTCAATCGTCGTGACCGGGATAGCGATCGTCGTCCTGTATGGTCTCCCCCTCATCGTCGCCGGCCAGAGCCAGGCAGATGTTCGGAATATGGAGCAGACGATGATCGTTCTCCAGAACGACTTCAAGAGTCTCAGCTATAAGATGGTTCCCTACAAGGAGACGGCACTCCAGGTACAGGGAGGGGTGCTGACGGTGACGGATGCGTCGGGATTCTTTGAGGTTTACAAAGGTGGTAATCTTACCAAAGAGAGCACCCCCGGCCAGCTCCGGTATGTTGCGGATCATGACAGGACACATATCGTCATCGAGAATGGGGCGGTCCTGACCCGTCCGGGATTTGGGACAGGTTCTGCGATGATTGCAGAGCCGCGATGGTTCTATGATGATCCGAGCAATACGCTTATCCTCTCGTTTATTGAGATTAAGACGGAGAGGACCCGATCTATTGCGGGTGTCGGCCGGATCGAGATGAAAGGTGTCTCCGTCAGAACAGATGAATATCAGATTAATGCAGGGGAGCATGTCTCTCTCCGCTATAATGCTGATCCCGGCGATGACTATTCAGTTGCCTGGGGGAATTATATGACCGACCGTCTCGGATTTGTTCGAACTGGTGATGAATATCGCAGGCATGGTGTCAACCGCCTCGTCATCAGAACGGTGGTTATCCGGGTATCCGGATTCTGA
- the trpA gene encoding tryptophan synthase subunit alpha, whose product MTRITDAFGRRSQPLLIACTIAGDPTPEASLAVIRAMITAGADMIELIVPFTNPVADGPVIRRGHERAIRSGNGIGTVFSLIEAVRRESEVPIILMTYANPVIARGEDRFLLDAAEAGADGILVVDMPPEEGRSLIAQERLDPIFIIAPSTPTMRMKEFGTLGKGFLYLVSAPGVTGRRDHLPTDLCPRIEALKAVTDLPVAVGFGIGSAGTAEEAVSAGADAVIAGSAITAAIEASSGDPGEDVAAVVRAIRAGIRPS is encoded by the coding sequence ATGACCCGGATAACGGACGCCTTTGGCCGCCGGAGCCAGCCCCTCCTCATTGCCTGCACCATTGCCGGGGACCCGACCCCTGAGGCATCGCTTGCGGTGATCCGTGCGATGATCACAGCGGGGGCCGATATGATCGAGCTGATCGTTCCGTTCACAAACCCGGTCGCAGACGGTCCCGTCATCCGGCGGGGTCATGAACGGGCGATCCGGTCAGGCAATGGCATCGGGACGGTCTTCTCGCTCATCGAGGCTGTCAGAAGAGAGAGCGAGGTGCCGATCATCCTGATGACCTATGCAAACCCGGTCATTGCCAGAGGTGAGGATCGTTTCCTGCTGGATGCAGCAGAGGCGGGCGCCGATGGTATTCTGGTCGTTGATATGCCGCCTGAGGAGGGGCGATCCCTCATCGCGCAGGAGAGGCTTGATCCCATCTTCATCATCGCCCCATCGACGCCCACGATGAGGATGAAGGAGTTTGGCACTCTCGGAAAGGGGTTCCTCTATCTCGTCTCGGCCCCCGGTGTCACCGGGCGGCGGGACCATCTCCCGACCGATCTCTGTCCCCGGATAGAAGCGTTGAAGGCGGTAACGGACCTCCCTGTTGCCGTCGGATTTGGGATTGGATCCGCCGGAACGGCTGAAGAGGCTGTCTCTGCGGGTGCGGATGCCGTCATCGCCGGCTCGGCGATCACCGCCGCAATCGAGGCATCATCCGGCGATCCGGGGGAGGATGTCGCGGCGGTGGTCAGGGCTATCAGGGCGGGGATCCGCCCTTCCTGA
- a CDS encoding helix-turn-helix domain-containing protein has translation MFSRRIFETEFAEALEEELKRRDMTVRELSQKTGIPPATLYKIASGERDPRLSTVRRIVATLEPQEGRFIAVIAAKFLLDEIEGSEVSVEGEPVRLKGYAANSIDECITAAVEARKEGAAGVICAPVLASIIERVVDIPVAILKPEPKTVIDAAGIIARRIERFRKGGSPP, from the coding sequence ATGTTCTCCCGTCGGATCTTTGAGACTGAATTTGCTGAGGCGCTCGAAGAGGAGCTGAAGAGGAGGGATATGACGGTCCGGGAGCTCTCCCAGAAGACCGGCATCCCCCCGGCAACACTCTATAAGATCGCATCAGGTGAGCGGGACCCCCGCCTCTCGACGGTACGGCGGATCGTTGCCACGCTTGAGCCGCAGGAGGGCCGCTTCATCGCAGTCATCGCCGCAAAGTTTCTCCTCGACGAGATCGAAGGGTCCGAGGTCTCCGTTGAGGGGGAGCCTGTCCGGCTGAAAGGGTATGCGGCAAACTCCATCGACGAGTGCATCACCGCGGCTGTTGAGGCGAGGAAGGAAGGTGCCGCCGGTGTCATCTGTGCCCCGGTCCTCGCCTCGATCATCGAGCGGGTCGTTGACATCCCGGTGGCGATACTCAAGCCCGAGCCGAAGACGGTCATCGATGCCGCAGGGATCATCGCACGGCGGATCGAGCGGTTCAGGAAGGGCGGATCCCCGCCCTGA